From Periophthalmus magnuspinnatus isolate fPerMag1 chromosome 6, fPerMag1.2.pri, whole genome shotgun sequence:
AAGTTAAATAACCTTAACCAAAATTAAAACTTTACCTAAAACTAGGCTAGAAGATTTTTTGCcaaatcttaaaggtcctatattacacaaaattgacttttagaATGTTACAATGTCGTTGccgcttcaaaaacatacctggagttgtgttttgtttcatttacacatgtttgagtaacactttattattagtctgtctacatcttcaaagctcaaaatgctctgttccaccttgtgatgtcatgagtggtagttttcgggtttacagctccttttaccttttgttcagtagagatgggcaaatccagagctgaaatcatcttactgattctagtgaaggtgtatggagtttaaaagcacagtggagcacttcctgtactaccacatgacatcacaaagtgttttatgtttgaaagaagaactaggactgaatatgcagggtttgtgtgttaaacatgtgtgaatgaaataaaacacaactcaaggtatgtttttgatgaagaaacattagaacatatcagaaaaaatacgggccctttaaatataattatgcttTTATATATAATGTACTTTGTTTGAGTGACGTGTGTGGTCTTATCTGTcgtatgcactttaagtaaCCATTAAATAACATCTAACATCATAACTACTGTTACCTGTGTGAAAACTTTGTAGGCCATGTAAGCATTCATTCCATCAcctaaagaaaaagagaaaatcaCTGTGAAAAAGAAAGTCAACATCCTCCACACACAATCCTAATCAAATTaccatattaaaggtgcactatgtatggAGTGTCtgtacctgcttgtccccatggagatgttattgctttgccttgaatgtaccacaatgtggcattaaacctatccatCTTCTACTtaaacaagtgtttttattgctcaaatgtaacaaaagaaacaatgcATTCATAGTGTGAGCAgcattgcctctccacagttccGTAATTTGGCTTGTTACCATGGGATAGgtcagtttagtgccatactgtgaaacacacAAGGTAAAGCAGTAACAATGATCTTGGAAAGAAGCAAGTAGCAgacccttcactagaaaagtgacatagtgcagctttaaaaccaCTTGCCTATTTTCTCAGGTTCTTTCACTGAAACTTGAATGTCAAATTTgtcgtcttcttcttcctcttcttccaaCTGCAACAGAGACAAAACTGCTGATGCCATGTTTTTAGTAACACGCGCCTTCCTTTTATCAATGAGTAACTTTCTAGTAAAACTAAACTGAAGCACACTAGTCCCTGTAATGTAACCCCACTGAACCAGGAGTGGTTCATGGGAGTAAAGTGGGAGTAAAGGTTTCAAAAAGtggacaatgtttttgaaatggtTTCAGCCACCACCCAGAAGTCATTTTTAATCTGAAAGTGTTGGTCTGAGGGATTAGAAGTGGAGGAGCCCCTTGTCTAGGCTCTGGCTACACATACCCAGATATTTCCAAAAACCCATTTTATTTTCCTGTGTTTGGACTTTCTGTCATAAAACGGAGATTTTTATTCAGGAAGCACCGATCcatctttttctgttttgataACGATGgcaatactttgactttaagtgTCTGCCGTATGTGTCACAGTTTTCTGACTGGAGGGTAGTgctcatatgtgtgtgtgcttaaACATGAGTTTGTTAAAGCTAATGTGGATTTACCAGTGAAGTTAATGTGGTTGATTTGGACACAGATGTGTAATGTTATTGTATTATGAAGCACTGTgtggagacaacagctgtgtATCACTACCAAGAGGCTATGCTTACACACAGCCAAAACATTATTCAAAAACATTATCCAGATGACCACCTTTAAAGCATTTTTTCATTAAGTGTAATAGCGTAATTTCAGATGTGAGTGCAGTACCTCCTCCAGAGCAGCAGGTGTGGGCTTGGTGAGGCTGGCGGCTGCAGACAGAGAGGATGGAGCAGAGGGTTTgggtgtctctctctttctctcatttcgGGGACTGTCTAGAGAAAGCTCCACTGTGGCTTCTGACAGAAAAAACAGGAACAACCAATATTAAGCTCAAGAGAAAGTGGAAAAATGTCATCTAAGAGGGCAGCAATTTTTCAAGTGCCagaatttcctccacaaacaataaaacccCCAGTCttatgcataaaaactgctaaccctctAGTTTacctctgtacaaacatgttctgaaatgtgattcttgtttcagttcatgtttcGCATTTTAAACGCATCCAGACAGATTGacaaaaactttgaacagaatcctataattaaaacatacttcataaatctaatcacaatcgctATGCTCGTCAGTTGGATATTTCATTCAGCGCCATCACACAATATGATTTTGTATTTCAAGGGCTATAAAATGTAATGATTCATACTGTAATTATAAAATGTAGCTCAGAAAAAAAGACTTATTACCCAGTTTCCAGCTTAACGTGGACTTATGAATTCAAGCTCTTTTAATTGTGACTCATCATGGaaaagaaaattacaaaataagcCAGAACTGAAGTGTAAATCTTCAACTACACTGACTGAAGACCTTTTATATTTCTGATGCTAAACTggcttatcgttcagtatataaATGCTGGAACAGTCTATTTCGAggcttaatatttatcatgtacagtttctttgcaatagtgcagagattttggatatttttgttgtataaGGTTGAATGAGTGACTTTTATGGCTAATCCTAatgcttcattctgctgtttatttgttgcagctcaggccttttaacgCTATTGTCTCTTTAAAAAATGGTTTCCTGGctttatcttgcattatttttgagtcagtggcataatgtagtttcaatattatgttttatcaCAATATCTCTCTGgagcaatatatcatgcttcaaattATGTTAGGCCTATACATGCATTAGGCACCATTCATATGCCAAGTGTATTATAATAATACTAAGactgcaaaataaatacatttcatataatAGTAGCTTCAAATCTCTAGGTAAATACTTCACCTAAACCTGAGTCTGTCTTTATTTcgctttatttacacaggggaACTCAATAAGAGCACTTACACTTATCTTCATGtctgccctgttcaaaataaaatacatacacaacaaaagaaaaaaaacaaactgaaaaaattatcttttaaaataaattaacagaaggCCAGATGAACCTCAATGGACATACTGTTCTTGTCTAATCACCCAAACATTTCTAGTGCACCTAACATAACTTTAAACACTTCAAACACTTCAAACACCTCCCAAATAATGTCTGTACCTGCAAATATATCTGACTCCTCTTCATGTAGTCCATTGGTTTTAGACACAGCTCCACTCTGCATCTTTGAGACTGGAGCTGTCTCCACTGCCTCTTCAGTGAAAAGATCCTCAGGCTCTGTTAAAACCGCCCCTTTACTCCTCACCTCAACTTCTGCTTTAGTTACGATCGGTTTCGGTTCCAGCACACTCGCTGCGTTACTGGCTGTTACTGTGACGGGTGCTGGTTTCTTAGCTGTGGCCCCCAAAGGCTCTGAGAAGAAGTAATCATCTTCTTCAAATAAACTTTTCGGATTTGGCTTAGAAGGTTTGGAAAGTTTGGGATCTGCAAAGAGATCACTACCCTCTTCATCGTCATCTGCAAAAATATCAACAACgggtggatttattttttttgtttcaagtaTTGGAGCAGGGTCACTTTCAAGATCGAATAACGGATCTGCTAATTTTGGGGGTTCTGGTTGTGTCTCAGTCACTAACAAATCAAGGGTAACGTCAACAAGAGGAGGCGCAGTTTCTTTCTCTGGTTCTTTATCGGTTTTCTCAGTAACTTTGATCGTCTCCTCCGGAGCAGACTCAACTTTCAAATCTACAATCTGCGCTACATCTTCCTTCATGTCATTTTCGCTTCCCAAAAGATCGAAAAAATCTTCAGTTGTGTCGTTTTTGGGATCAGGTACAGGGTCGTCTGGGCTGTCGGATTCTGTGTTGGATAGGTCTTCAAAATCGTCCGATGGTTCGCTCAAGACCTCTGCCATGGGTTTGCTGTCGGATGGTTCGCTAGCAGGGTCGCTAACAGGGTCGATGAGGGGGTCGATGAGGGGGTCTATGGGGGACTCCAAAGAGGGGTCAGTGTTTTGGCTGGTTGCTGCAGGTGTGGTGTCAGTGTCTGGTGGGTCACTCtgaaaaatagagagagaaaagagtacTGGTTACGCAAGTAAGTTTCCTATTCATTTTTGCCatagaaaaaaatttaatataagagtttaaaggcacaacagaggctaaccagctagctatgtgctaactaatgTCCATATCgtggttgtttttgttccaaaaatacatttaagatcAAATTCAGCAAAATGTTATCAATTTATCAACCTTGAGGTTATTAGTTACCACACAGCTGATTGGTCTCGAGCAAAAGAAAAGATtttcactgttgttgttttttcatggccgataatGATTATTTAGAATCCAGATCAACCCATGGCCAATAAGCTCTGTCGATATTCTTAGGATAATTTATAGGGCCAATTTTGATTAcataatttgagtaaaaaaatctaaatttactTCAAACTCACGCATagctccttttttaccacaaacctataagagagctgtgtaccacatttagtgcagttatctcttcgtattaaagtgttaatataaagttttgtgtgcatgttctaggcagcagattgactaaaaacaaaatacaaataatcagCCTGTGTCGGAAATTTTAGGCCGATAgccgatacgctaaaaagtccaaatatcgccTCAATATATCGTAGACTTgttacaataacaaattttgaagcatgatatttcactacagagaaatactgtgaTAAATGATACAACTGAAACAATTTTATTTCTctgtgacaataacaataagGCAGGACTATCgcttttttaaatagacagtatcgctaaaagacatgagctccaacaaataaacagcagaatgaaccaataattcaaccctctacagctcaaatcttatcctATTACAACTTAAGTAACTAAAATCTcaccactattgcaaagaaactgtacacatgataaatagaGCCCCAAAGTATATTGTTCCAGGTGTTATATACtaaacgataagtcaatatagtaattatcatgacaggcctaattaatAATTGTGACTTTATGGTTGTCACTGCTTTTTTGAACTACAGCTTCTCAAAACATAACAAACCAGTGcgtaaacttttttttcctcccttTTTAAACGTAAACACATGAAGAATTTATCTCACAAGGACATTTTCCACATGTGTTCACAATCTTGTATCCGTGCCCTAGAGTCATGCATCTCTAgcataatacatacattttagttgttgttttgtagCAAGTGCAAGATCACAAATACAAATCAGGTTAAAcaaggttaaacatttgtggattctccttttggatattttgtgCTAAAAATACAAATGCATCCACAATCGAACATATTTGACAGACAAATCTTAATCCTTAAAAATCTTTAGTGTTACAATAATATCTAAAACAgatggggggcagctaaaatgattATTGTTGCAGACTTGTTGTGATACAGTGAGATCTTGGGTCTAGTCCCTCCCCATCtggaagtatgacatcatcaagttctaaaatctgaaaactaccaattatACCAGttataccagatgcccttccccaTGCAACCCTTTCTGTTTAGCTAGTAGAGTGAGCATCTTTGCTGCTTTAAACCATTTAGAAAGAAACGTACTTAGGTCAGCAGTTACATCTGTTACATAATTTAGATGCATCACATCCTTCGGTCTGCACTGGAGCTTTAGACTGGAAGTTTCAAAACTCTAAATTGACTAATGGTGTTGTGAAATCATTATAAGATTCTTCAGAAAGCTTCAACTTACAGTCAAACGCTATAGAAATACTctggtttacatttgaaatagCATGAAAAGAGTAGGGCTGTCAAAAACATCAGATAGTATTTGAAGTTAAAACTACTATCAAAattagatacttatttgaacaaatatcaatactaaaaaactGACCTTTCCCAAACAGTTTTATAATATTCTTGTGATTTaccagaactagtataagaccacatggtgaatactattattttgtgctgaaaatgatgattttcaacattaaatggtagtactgtattttctattGCCATgtttccttatatctgtgtaatccctcagtgtccagtaggttccatagtggtccatgggtgtatcctagtctgtgtgtcttatacttgttctgatacagttcaagattATTCTATTCAGAAAagcctgctcaaatgagtatctagtttagatactagttttagtctcAATTAGTATAAAATTTTTGATATGTATCAGACAGCCCTAcaacaatgtaaacaaaaatgactCTCTCCCACTAGATTTACCTTTTATTAGTGTCACTCACTCGGCAGCAAAGTAGTTAAAGTCCAGTCTTATCTCCTGACTACTGTTTGTTCACCACAATTAAATCAAGAGAAATTTCAGCAGCCTAATCCGTTTACCTCAGAGCTGGGTCGAGTTTGAGGTTGGTGAGAGAGCAAAAATCATTTCACAATATTTTAGAGCTTACGTTATACTTTTAGGGCTGTAATCGATTTAGGAAGGCCCCattggactaaagacatgtgctgccgatcgattagtcgactaaaaagggggcgcggcaaaagctctcaaagctGTTATGTATTTCTATGTATCTGATTCAAACTGCACTtccaagactacacctgcatggGACAGGAGTTTTGCTTATGCAGAAaaactgtgtatttatataaagacagattaaacttgtaaatTATGAGTTTAacctgcctttttacatataaatacgaaaaaataccaaatcatCAGCTAACTcattcacttctcctttctgctgttgtcccacgTAAATCCTTACAATCTAAATATATAGGCCCACAGtcctatatatttttaatacaattttaacacTAAACTTTCTGCTTCctctgagagttcacactttACTATGATTTGTTAAATCCACTTTATATTTCTCAATGTTCAGCTTGGGTCGTTTTAATTGAAATTTTACTAGTTTTGTGTTGAAGATGCACTAATTAACTTTTCTGACAGAATgttccagtatggcattaaacatatctaaacAAGCATGCAATGCCACCAGGCCAcattacaggccagatctgcagagaggtgaccctgcacaaagtaagaatgcatgtttttcagggtgtttttaaacaataaacacacctgtaattaaataaatgcaagatagacaagtttaatggcatactatggaacatttctaaAACGTTTGTCCAGCTGACACCAATTTCTTTTGCAATGCAGCTGGCTGTTCGAGTGAAAAaacatattgtaatgatctgatattttgtgtttacctcAAAGTTGATACTttctgttgttcttgtaactgtttatgtgttgttaatgtaactgcttttgtgaCTCTTAGTTGTTATgctgacaagttgatgtgaggttctattggtcagtttctggtctgttttggagactggctctagtgagctCAGACTGGcatgggttacggcctacagtagcccttgtgttcagaagataaacaaccaaatttggcgtgtttccttacaccagaatgctacaaTATCATATATAAAGTGCATTAGTCTTATCACGATTCTAAAATTTCGAACTCAAtattgatactaaggaatagacccaATACTCTATACTgttttcaataccacaatgaaaataaaacgtGCTACTTTTTTAGTAATAGAATGtcaatttcaacacaaaataataacactTTCATTATGAGGTATTGTTCTTGTTCTGATGAAGCTCAAAATAACACTAAAACAGTTCCGGCTCAAATTATGCCAGTTTTAGTAGtgattagtatctgatcttTTATAATTGTGACAACTCTAAAATGCATGTAGTATAGTACTGAACAATTCCTGACCAACTGTTGCATCTTATGACAAACTACAGACTCTACACATTACTGTAGTCAGCTCTATAGTTGTGAAGTTTACAAAAATGCTGAGTAAACGTTTCCATGCTCAATTGAGTTCATTccaagagggggaaaaaaatcaaaggcaGCAAATTCCCAATCTTTCCTGTGTGAACTTTGCCTGAGGATAAACATCCGGGTTCTGACCACGTGATCAGAACCCACTCACATGACAACAGGGGCCAGGTCACTGCCCAGTcacaaaacacttaaaactgCCAAATAATCACGATTTTAGGCAACTTTCcttttgtttaaatcaattacaacaacatatattacattttatacttCGCAAACATATATTTTCCCCCCAATTCAAAGCTAAAATAAACGTTTATAGACACTAGAATGGGGTGCAGTCAAAATTAGGTCGGACGAGTGAAAGTTTTAGACATTGTTGTGACGTGTTTTCTAGGTCTATTATCTAacattacagctgcaaaactaGGCTTTTAGTAAACATTAAGATTTGTGCTGTAGTAGTTTGAGCATAGCCGTTTGATTATTGCAGAAGTTACAGCCACAAACTTCAACTTTTATTAGCACgtgaaaaataaacagcagcTAATCACAGCAATAGACAGGTGAGATTGTTGTGCAAATGCAACAAGAGGAGGCTAAAACGCAGAGATTGTGCAAACTTTTAGCTTTGTTGACATAAATGAGCTCTAAATGGTTTGGTATCACTACTTAGCGTGGCGTAAAATGCAGTGGCACTCACGATGGTGCTCATGAACAGctcgtcctcctcgtcctcATCTCCGTAGTCACTGTCCCGCTGTTGTTGTCCCACGTCCTCGGTGTCCAGCAAAATATCCTGGTCCTCTGACTCTGGAAAAGGAGGAGGACTGCGCTCGGAGCTAGTCGCCATCTTTCGCAAATCTTTttaaagaagagaggaggcaactcaatccctctccctctgtctctgcttcccttcagtcaaacacacacagctacaCGCGCGTCTTTGGATTTACTTTAGCAATCTCAAGATAATTCCTCAAGTGCACGGATGATGTTGTTGTAGGCTGGTTTCTGATTTGAAAAGCTCCAAAAGAGAGCAAGGAAGACGGCGAAGAGGACGTGCCAAACCGCCTCTCTCTGCTTTTTACTTCCTGGTCCTCCCTGGCTGGCTGCTGTCAGGTAGCTAGCTTCGGGGATACTGTTAGCTCTCCAAACTCTAGGCATTTCGTCCGAGTTGGTGCGTACGCGTTGTTTTGAGACTTTTATGCAGATTTTGACcatgcatatttatatttacgaGCAATTGGGGAAGTGATGAAGATCAGAATAAAGACAAGTTCTTAAATTAGAGCGTTGGGAGTGGGATTATATAGGTTTTGTGTCACTAATTTGCTGTAGATGATTTAGAAATGCaatatttgtcatgtttttcctTGCATATGCAATACTGATTAGACAGAAGCTTAATTTACCGAAATGTATCGTCTACTAAACTatctttttttatctgtttgtttgttttttaattatactgaataaatatttatttttcaggtgTGTGACGTCGTGCGTTAGACCCGCCCCCGAGCGAAATGCCAAGAATATAGAGCGTCCAAGTGCCAAACAGTCATGGGGACAGTCAGCTGAGCAAGCGAGCAAATAAAATGGTTATTACTCCATTTTAGAGGTCAATCTTTGCTGGATTTTTATATAGTTATAGTGATGTCTCGTCACGTCTTTGTTGGAGATGCAGAAGCTGAAGAACCGCTACTTGCTAATGCTCACCTGGAAACCAATGTGGACTCGGATGATGGCAAGTTATcatcattactactactactactactactgctactactgcaactactattactactacttcaactactattactactactactactgcaactaatactgcaactactactactactgtaactactactactatatgtCACATTAATTATGAC
This genomic window contains:
- the LOC117372068 gene encoding sorting nexin-1-like isoform X1 — protein: MATSSERSPPPFPESEDQDILLDTEDVGQQQRDSDYGDEDEEDELFMSTISDPPDTDTTPAATSQNTDPSLESPIDPLIDPLIDPVSDPASEPSDSKPMAEVLSEPSDDFEDLSNTESDSPDDPVPDPKNDTTEDFFDLLGSENDMKEDVAQIVDLKVESAPEETIKVTEKTDKEPEKETAPPLVDVTLDLLVTETQPEPPKLADPLFDLESDPAPILETKKINPPVVDIFADDDEEGSDLFADPKLSKPSKPNPKSLFEEDDYFFSEPLGATAKKPAPVTVTASNAASVLEPKPIVTKAEVEVRSKGAVLTEPEDLFTEEAVETAPVSKMQSGAVSKTNGLHEEESDIFAEATVELSLDSPRNERKRETPKPSAPSSLSAAASLTKPTPAALEELEEEEEEDDKFDIQVSVKEPEKIGDGMNAYMAYKVFTQTTLAMFRSPTLTVRRRYSDFLGLYEKLSEKHGPNGYIVPPPPEKNLLGMTKVKVGKEDSSSADFLERRRGALERYLQRVVNHPTLLQDPDVREFLEREELPRAVNTQALSGAGFLKMINRATDAVSKMTIKMNESDVWFEDKLQEVESADQQFRKLHALVESLVLHRKELSTNTASFAKSAAMLGSAEDNTALSRALSQLSEVEDKMEQLHQEQAANDAFGLAEHIADFIRLLGAVRGSFDHRMKAWQRWQDAQSMLQKKREAEAKLLWANKPDKLQLAKEEIAEWEAKVTQYERDFERVSATVRKEVLHFEKERTKNFKRQIVKYLESMLRSQQQLIKYWEAFLPEAKAIA